CTGGTAGTCGTAAAAGAACGCGAGCTTGTTCTTCGGGCTCACCTGCCACGTGAGCCGCAGGTTGTGGCTGCGCAGGCGCTGGTCGTCGTAGGCCTGGCGGGACGTGTCCGGCTCGTACTTGTAGTCGGCCGGATTGAGCTCGTAGTACGCATCTGCCCGAAGGTTCTGGTAGCCCCACACCCGCTGGGCGCTGAAGAACCACAACTTGTCTTTCTTGATCGGGCCGCCGAGGGAGATGCTGAAATCGTAGATCTTGTTGACGCGGTCCGGCGACTTCACGCCGGTCGCTCTCAACTCGTCGGTGAAGTTGCTGTTGGTCATCGACTTGTTCGCGAAGTTACCGAACAGCGAGCCAGCGAATCTGTTCCCACCCTCTTTCGGGATGATGTTGACCCGCACGCCGCCGCCGGTCGACTCCGCCGAACTGGCGCCCACTTCGACGGTCACCTCCTGCGTCGAGGCGTCGTTGGACGACACGCCAGTGGACGAGGTGTCGCCGAGCAGCAGCCCCAGCCGCATGCCGTCCATCTCGATGACCTTGTCACCTTGGGCTCCGCCGTGAGCGGCCATGGCATTCTGCTGTTCCCCGGCCGACCCGCCGACGTCGGCGGTCGAGCTGGTCACGCCAACCGTGAGCATGCCGAGCTGCGACCAGCTCTTGCCGGTCGGAATTGCATCGATCACTTCCTTCGAAATGAGGTTTTGCTTGACGACGCTCTGGACGTCGACGACGGGTGTGGCGCCAGACACCGTGACCGTCTCTTCGAGGGTCCCGACCTTGAGCTGCGCGTTGACATTCGCCGAGAACCCCGCGCCAAGCTCGATACCTTCTCGCCTGACCACGGAGAACCCCGGTAACTCAAATGAGACCGTGAAGGTCCCGGGGCGCAATTCGACGATGGCGTACCGACCGTTGCTGTCGGTGATGACCGTACGCGAGCCCTCGATGAGCGCCGGACTCGTCGCCTGAACCGTCACGCCGGGAAGTACACCGCCGGAGGCGTCAGTCACCACGCCTGCAATACTGCTGCTCTGGGCCATGGCCGGCGCCGGAAGCAGGCAGAAGCAGACAACCACGATCCCAGCCAGACAAGCAAAAAACCTTCTCATTAATCTGTCCTCCCCAACCACGCCACAATGGAGCTAGTGGCAATGGCGCACTTTCAAAACAGCAACCTTGTAGGTAGTCGCGCGTTTTGTAACACCTTTGACGAATAGCAATTGTCGCAATATGTCGCGGGCACGGGGTAATGGGCGGGTGCGGCGCCGTGAAGTATCATTCGCGCAGGACCCAGGGTGAGGAGCGGCACGAGGGGCGGTGGAGGCGTGAGCGTGCGCGGGCTGGCGCGGGCCGCGATGCTACTGGCCGGTCTACTCGTTGCCGATGTTGCGGCCGCCCAGCAAGGTCCGGTCACCTTCACTCGCGACGTGGCGCCCGTACTCTTCAAGTCGTGCGCGCCGTGCCATCGCCCCGACGGCCCAGGGCCCTTTAGTTTTCTCACCTACGACGAGGCGCGCCGGCACGGCACCCAGATCGCCACCGTCACCAAGAGCCGCTACATGCCGCCGTGGAAGCCTGACCCCGGCGCCGGCGAGTTCGTTGGTGAACGCCGCCTCACCGGCGCGGAGATCGCGCTCATCGAACGGTGGGTCCGGACCGGCATGCCCGAGGGCGACGCGAAAGATCTCCCGGCCCCTCCCCGCTGGTCCCCGGGCTGGCAGCTTGGTGAGCCGGATCTGATTGTCTCGTTGCCCGAGTACACCCTGCGACCGGACGGCCTCGATGTCTTCCGCATGTTTGTCGTTCCTGTTCCAGTCCAGGCGGTGCGATATGTGCGTGGCCTGGAGTTTCGCGCGTCCTCACGGGCCGTTCACCACGCCAACATCCGCATCGACTATTCGAGTGCGTCTCGACGTTTGGACGAAGCGGATCCGGAACCGGGGTACAACGGCCTGATTCTCAATTCGGCCGAGTATCCCGATGGCCACTTCCTCGGATGGACGCCGGGCCAGGCGTCCCCGCTGGCCCCTAAGGGACTCGCGTGGCAGCTGTCACCTGGCGGCGACTTCGTCGTGCAGTTGCACTTGCGCCCCACCGGCGCCGCCGAGCGGATCCAGCCGTCCATCGGACTGTATTTCTCCGACGACCCGCCGACCAGGCTTCCGGCGATGCTTCGGCTGGGCCGGCAGAATATCGACATCCCCGCGGGAGAGGCCGGCTACCAGTCAGTGGATTCGTTCACGCTGCCGGTTGACGTCCAGGTCCAGGCGTTCCAGCCTCACGCGCACTATCGCGCGACGCAGGTTCGAGCCCGGGCCGAGCTGACCGACGAAACCACGCGGAACCTCATTCAGATCTCCCGCTGGGACTTCGGCTGGCAGGATGTGTACCGCGTCTCGGATCCCTATTGGTTGCCCGCCGGCACCAAGATCGTCACCGAGTTCAGGTTCGACAATTCCGCGCGCAACATACGCAATCCCGAGTCGCCGCCGAGACGTGCGCTCTGGGGCTTCAAGTCTTCCGACGAGATGGCCGATGTCTGGATCCAGGTCTTGACGCGGACCGACGCCGACCGAGAGCGGCTGGTCTCGACCTTTCGAGCGAAGGCAACGGCGGAAGATACGGTCGGGTACGAGCTGCAACTTCGCCAGGACTCCGCCAACCATGCCCTCCACGACGATGTCGCGATCCTGTATCGGGAGTTGGGGCGCCCGGCCGATGCGTTGCGCCATTTCCTGGCGACGGCTGCGATCCTTCCCGGGTCCGCGCGAGCGCACTACAACGTGGGAACCGCGCTCGAGGCCATGGGGCAACCGGCCGCCGCCGCGTACGAGCGCGCGATCAGCCTCGACTCGCGCTACGCCGCGCCACGGGTGAATCTCGCCAACATCCAGCTCGGGCAAGGACACGTCAACGAGGCCGTCGCCCAGTATCGCGAGGCCATTTCCCTCGACAAGGACAACGCCGAGGCGCGCAACAACCTCAGTCATGTCCTCGTGCTGCAAGGTGCGCTGGTCGAAGCCGTCGATCTCCTCAACCAGGCCCTGACGCTCCGGCCGTCGTACGCCGAGGCGCATTTCAACCTGGCGGAGGCGCTCACTCGCCAGGGCCGCCTGGACCTGGCGACCCGGCATTATCGGGAGGCGCTCGACCTCAAGCCAGACTGGCCGCCTGCGCTGATTGGGCTGTCCTGGATTCTAAGCAGCGGTCTCGATTCCGCGATGCGGCAGCCGGTCGAGGCGGTGCGGCTGGCCACCCTGGCCATCAACGTCACGCGCAGTACGGACCCGGCGGCCCTCGACGCGTTGGCGGCCGCACAGGCAAGCGCCGGCCAATTCGAAAAAGCCATAGCGACGGCGACAACGGCAGCCGACCGTGCGCGGCGCGCGGGAGCGCTGGATCTCGCGGGTGACATCGAGCAGCGGATCGCGCTGTATCGCCAGCGCCGTGGCTACATCATGGGTGCTCGCTGAAGCGGCGCGCGGCGCCCAAGGGGATCGCTGGGATTTGGCGCGCCCGGCTGGACTCGAACCAGCTACCCCCGACTTAGAAGGTCGGTGCTCTATCCAGATGAGCTACGGGCGCGTCGCCGTCAATGGTAACAGGCCGCGGCCGATTTCCTACTTGCGGCGGGCGGCGGCCGGCAGGCGGAAGACCTGGATCGACTGATCGCGCTTCCGGCAGCGCTTCGCGTAATCGCCCTTCGACAGGTCGGACACGGTCACGAACGTGCGCGGCGACAGCCAGCACACGCCTTCGAGCGTGCAGTACTTCGGCTTGTGCTCCTTGTTCCGCGGAAAGTCGTAGCTCCGTCCGGACCCGGTGATGGTCCAGTCGCGAAATCGCAGCGTCCCGATCCAGAGCCGTGAGGTCTTCTGCGAGATCACCGCCAGCTGCGTGCCCCGCAGCGACATCGACGCGTAGTCCTCGAACTTGACACTTGGCGGCAGTGCGATGGTGGCCACCACCTTCCACACCTCGCCTGCCTGTTGCAGGACCTGGATGCGTCCGCGGCCGGGTATCCTGCCCTTGCGGCCGGCGTTGCCGCCATTCCCTTCACAGAGCGCGAGCAGGTAGTTGCGGTCGTTCCGACGCACCGCAATCAATCCCTCGAAACCGGTGTTGCGCTTGGCGAACGCGTAATCGATCCAGCGCCGCCTGGTGGGCCTGCCGTCCTCATTGCATTCGTCGATCAGCCCCTTGTAGGTGCCGTCGGGATGCTTCTCGGCTTCGACCAGGAGGTAGAACCGCCGCGTGTGCGGGCTGAAGGCGATGTCTTCATAGCCGTCGCCCGGCCGCGTCGGGCCCAGCCACGAATGCAGCTTCGAGCCCGGCTCGAGACCCGGATCTACCCGCGCAAGACGGCGGATGTTGTCGAAGACGACGAAGTAGGCGCCGTCCTTGGCGAACACACCGCTGGCTTCCAGCACGCGGCTGCCGGACGGCGGCTTGAGCAGATCGGTCAAGCGCCGTTCGGCAACGAGTGTCATGACGGGCCGCGCCATCAGGCCCCGCGATTCGCCTTCGTCGTGGCGCTGATCTGCAGGTCGGACCCGTTCGGCGTGGTCGTGTGATAGCTCTTGTACGGCGCGGTGTGGATGTCGCCCCGGCCGCCCGTGTCTTCGCGGGCGTTCAGCCCGCGCTTCTCCAGTTCGGCCTTCACCGCATCCGGTTCGAAGCCGGCGATGCCGAATGAGATGTGT
This sequence is a window from Vicinamibacterales bacterium. Protein-coding genes within it:
- a CDS encoding tetratricopeptide repeat protein translates to MSVRGLARAAMLLAGLLVADVAAAQQGPVTFTRDVAPVLFKSCAPCHRPDGPGPFSFLTYDEARRHGTQIATVTKSRYMPPWKPDPGAGEFVGERRLTGAEIALIERWVRTGMPEGDAKDLPAPPRWSPGWQLGEPDLIVSLPEYTLRPDGLDVFRMFVVPVPVQAVRYVRGLEFRASSRAVHHANIRIDYSSASRRLDEADPEPGYNGLILNSAEYPDGHFLGWTPGQASPLAPKGLAWQLSPGGDFVVQLHLRPTGAAERIQPSIGLYFSDDPPTRLPAMLRLGRQNIDIPAGEAGYQSVDSFTLPVDVQVQAFQPHAHYRATQVRARAELTDETTRNLIQISRWDFGWQDVYRVSDPYWLPAGTKIVTEFRFDNSARNIRNPESPPRRALWGFKSSDEMADVWIQVLTRTDADRERLVSTFRAKATAEDTVGYELQLRQDSANHALHDDVAILYRELGRPADALRHFLATAAILPGSARAHYNVGTALEAMGQPAAAAYERAISLDSRYAAPRVNLANIQLGQGHVNEAVAQYREAISLDKDNAEARNNLSHVLVLQGALVEAVDLLNQALTLRPSYAEAHFNLAEALTRQGRLDLATRHYREALDLKPDWPPALIGLSWILSSGLDSAMRQPVEAVRLATLAINVTRSTDPAALDALAAAQASAGQFEKAIATATTAADRARRAGALDLAGDIEQRIALYRQRRGYIMGAR